The following DNA comes from Capsicum annuum cultivar UCD-10X-F1 chromosome 7, UCD10Xv1.1, whole genome shotgun sequence.
tgtttcagtgaAAGGAGATGACCACTGAAGAAAACTGGAAAAAGTAGTAGAAAAGAGGAATTGACGGTCAAAATGACGGACCGTCAGGTTTACGACGGACCGTCATATATACCGTCAAGTTGAACCAGAGCAAGGCCTCTAGAAGAGTCAAGTGACGAACAATATGGCGGATCATCAGACTTGTGATGGACTACCAAATGGACTCGTCAACACTTATCCAGAAACTACTTCTCAGAGGGACTTAGTGACGATCAAGGTGGTGGACCGTCGACATGGGACGGACCACCAGATTAACCGTCAATGCTTATCCAGAACCTATTCTCCAGAGGAACTtcgtgacggtcaaagtggtggaccgtcaatctTGGGATGGACCACCAGATTGACCGTCAGTTCTTATCCAGAAGCTGCCTTCCAAAAGGACTCCGCGATGATAAAGATGGTGGACTGTCAGTCCATCAACGGACTGTCAGGTGGACCCATCAGATGTTATCCAGAAACTACCATTCGGATGAATCGAGTGACGGAAAAGATAGTGGACCATCAGATCTTTGACGGTCCATCATATGGACCATCAAATGGGACGCAATTTTTccgtttttaaattttaatttttttttagccgAGACATATAAATACTAACTTTTAGGGTTAAGAACACATCTTTTACCTTTTACAAGTTTTCTTTTCAACTATTGAACCCTTGGTATCCAAGTACTTTGGGGAATTTTAGTATCAAACAACtgatcattgaagattcaagaactggttcttggggttctttgtaagtaaacttcccatttatttatgaaaaatacaagaatgaattctatatcttctatggagtgttgtggctaaatctcataactagggttatgggatccttaatgtgaaatgcatctatgggttgggaatcaatttgagttccataattgaataacattgcataaacctttcttcaatttcatgactttttttggttgcaaacttgaggagTAAGCCCTAGAACACCACTTGTCTTAGAGGAAAGTGTTTGTGAGAAAAAGAAGGTGTtcacatgaattctaagggccttaacctttagagtaatagctaatgccctaataggattagcttacatgagaattaggttgaaagaataaggcatcctatgagtttgagaaaattataggataacctatccatttaggttgagaaactaatggatatAGAATAAGATtcaacctttcttgcaattgaatttgttaagtggaactcataaataattcacaacccaaatgatgctggcattttggtgatcataaccctggttTGATTAATCTAATAAAGTTACGAAATACAGAGAAAATCATTAGTTGAACTAATCttgttacaatttatcattttacaaattaaaaaaaaacattttggttaagaaactctgatcatcagtctaataacaattacgacacttagtgagcacagtattccctatgggattcgacaacCAACcaagttgggttctatatttgacagtgaccgcttacactttctactgagagttgtaatttgggcgtatcaaattttggcttcgttgccagggaatacggttgtcaactaagtttgtgatagttaatagaccctttggtcaaagattctcaaactttactttttgtttgttgtttttgttttgaataggTTGACTCttgtgcatgccaaatacacgaagatcgggtcaaccattattacctataaatcctgaatcACATCTCATTGGtagaatggatgcgcaacgagaCCCTGAAAGAATAACTGCTCAACAGGAGTAGGCTAGGTTAGCTACATTGGaagctgcgcaagtaaatcagCAGAACGCTGATAACCCAGGTTGGGCACCAAATCCTGATGATGAAATCTAGGTGATGATGagctattaaatccaaggcgtgcagatgattTGGCTGCACCTGTCAACAGAGATCGCGATGCTAGAATGAGACCCGAATGCAGAGCTGTGCACTTTGCTTTTGATGATAACGATGATGAATTGGATGCGgatggtgccacaggggctattattcctccacctttaGCACCCGAagccaagttcaacattactagcactatgatccagTTACTGCAACTTAAaaggttatttggtggacttgcaggtgacgatccgaatatgcatcttattaattttatctcaacatgcaagtCATTTGACAATCTGGGGGTTGGTCAGAATGCAATTCGTCTGTGCTAACTCTCGACTCTATCACCAATTGAAGGCAACTGAAAATTGTTTTTCTAGAAAGATTTTTCTGTCGTCCAAGAGAGCACgattgagagatgagataagcaatttcagacagctttcAACTGAGACTCTCCACaaaacttgggagaggttcaagaagaagcttatgcggtgcccaaatcatcagatgacaaATTTCcatttgatggagatattatatagagCCTTGAATTCAGTGaccaagccagtggtagataatgttgtgggtgggtcattcatggatcTCACCTTTCTTGAGGCATCTGAGATGCTAGATCAGATGACAAagtagagtagagcttggcataccaaggaTTTTGAGGTaacaagctctactgtatctattggtatAACTGCAGAACAGAGACGAtgagaagaggaacgtgaccaagatatggctcacatgaaaatgcaGATAGACCTTctcactaagcatttattatcaggaaagacagAGAAGGTTAAAGCTAACCATCACAGGGAAGAGCTGACTTCGATTCCAaagaggaagcaaattacttaaacaatcaggggggtttccaaggcagtggccaaggaaaccaaggtcggaactattgtGACCAAGCAAATTGGAAAAGCAAAAATGACAGGAGTTAGTTGTATATTCCTCCCGAAAGTTGTGATGCAGCTACGTCTAGTTCTACATGAAGGACATGATGGCCAAGCTATTGAAGGGAGTAGAAGCAACCAACGCTGGAGTACttgaggtaaaaaataatttatcttcgGTGAACCAATTGGTTGACTCACATTCTACGTTGGTTAAATAATTTGAGCAGCAAATGGGCCAATTGTCAGCGGCACTTAATCAAAGGAAGGCCGGTACGTTACCTAGTGACACAGTCCAAAATCTTAAGAAGGATGGATCGTGCATGGCAATTACCACTAAAAGTGGTAAGGTGTTGGAGAGCCAATCTGTGGGTAAGCCAGTAGTTGATGTGATAGTAGAAAATACGAATGAAGTTGATAATTCTATGGAATCTGTAGGATCAGATAGGGTTATTCCAGATACTGTACCTGATTATCAGCAGATAGTTATATTTGAACAAAAGAAGGACAAGGAAAAGGAAGTTGTGTTTAAAACTTtgccaaaaccaccacctcccttcCCTCAAAGACTGAAAAAGAAGACTGACGACATGAAGTTCATTCGATTCATGTCTATGTtaaagcagctgactataaatgtgcctttggttgaggcattggagcaaataccagggtatgccaaattcataaaggactttttaaaaaagaagagagaagaaagtTATAAACCATttgataatctccatcattgtagtgcaTTGCTACAAGGTCATTAAttcagaagaaggcagatccgggAGCCTTTACTATTCCTTGTACGGTGGGGTCTTTGGATTTTGccaaggccttatgtgatctcgGAGATGGCATTAATTTGATACCGCTATCCCATTTATaaatagttggggttgggagatcctacaccaaccaacatgcggcttgtaatggcagataggtcggtaaaacggCCTACTGGGGTtctgtatgatgtattagtgaaggtggctacctttatttttcttgtagattttgttattttagattgcgaggtggacttcaaagtacccataatcttgggctGACCTTTTCTCACAACCGGAAGTGTGCTTATTAATCtacgagcaaatgagcttttattccGGATGAACGATGAAGTGGTGTGTTTCGATGCATGTAAATCAATAAAGCAACCCAAAgaaatgaatgtgttctctatagttgatatttattatgaggaAGAGCTAGAATTATCTTTAGAGGAGCAGCTTATTGTTGAGCCATTGGTTGCTGTGCTCatgaactttgatcgtgaggatATTGATGAGTACGAAGAAACTGTCTGTGGTTTGATAGGAATGaggtcgtattcttatgcccccaagaagctggatcttgaccttaagaatcggccttcaccaccggcgaagccGTACATTGAATAGCTACCAATGTTAGACTTGAAGGAGCTACCtagtcatttgaggtatgtgttcttgggtagtggaaatacactgccagttattattgttgttgatctCAGTGAATAACAGGTGgaagctctcatctctgttcttaagagatacaagagatctattggttggactattgtagatatcattggtatccctcctggcatatgtatgcacaagattcaattagagaaagattgtgtacctactattgagcatcagcgtcgcCTAAATCCACCTAtgtaagaggtggtaaagaaagaaatcattaagTGGCTAGATACAGAGGTGGTGTACCCAATcttcagacagtaaatgggtgagtcctgtacaatgtgtgcccaagaaagggggcatgatggTAGTGGCCAACTTTagcataaagtaaagatcttaagacaatcaataagataaaacccagggttgaagcactatgaacaatcatattatttcTTGAACTTCCTTCTTTAATTTGCTTATCgcggttgttgattcgtagggttcaCTCTATGATTACAGTTTCCCCACCTCTAATCGTTTACGTAAATTAAACCTTACACCTACAttattgagcagggatgtaatagttaacttaagttctttacaaatatcatcctacgtatgaatcaagtacggtatctaagtacatccctgtcctagataatAATATGAATTTCTTGTTTCTtaaagaaatacaaaccatactctgcttattcccatgttctatctccatATTCCcactcccgagttcacaaggttgacaatagatgtatttcatgggtgatcaatccataaaatagttataacaagaataagCAAACAAACCTCagtgataagcaaatcaaacgaattcaattcaaaactataataCTATTGTTCTTGGATTCAACCCCAGAGAGAGGGtgtttagccatgcatagtcataattgCAATAACAATGgtttaattaacaactaaaaacatgaatgaactaaataaaaatgataaaaacctAAGTTTCTAAGTAGTAGCAGCCTCTTTTATGTTCCCAGACATCCAAAGATGATTAGTAATaagtacaaagatgtatttatagtgtcCAAATAGTCCCAAGACGTGTAGGAATCAATTAGTAGTCTTAGCCTTGTCTAAAGTGGACCTTGCGTTGTGAGTTTTGCAAACAGGAATGAATGTCGCGACGTGCAGGTTGGAAACGGGAGTAGGGGTCACGTCGTGAGGCCCAAAAATCGGTGTTGGAGGTTGAAACGCGCCCTCATCATGATATTTCACTTTTTGGATCCCTTCTGAAGATTTTGGTCCATAGAACATGCCCAATGGCATCTCCTAATTCCCACACACGCCCAATACTTGTCAGGGGTCCAAATTGCGCCCAAGTTGTATATagtgctttcgttgatccattccaagcttttttgagttgttttcactAGATTttaagcttgtatatccttcatatattatcataatccattaaacaagcatcctatatcattaaacataacaatttagagctcaatacaacacaacatccgacacgacgaactagaaacacgagctaagcataggaaAATTTCACtgtgatctttaactcattgtttcgactcttgtcttgatccaattgacccttgaacattaccaacaaattgtttcacatataaatacacaataaaaaccttattaacttactaaaacacattaaaacccaacacaatagactagacaagcacctagctcaagctagtaacactagttttctcggttgaactctaaatgatcaatttgaatcaaaacttgtgtgagaacaccattaaacattgtaaacacatacatggcaCTTAAATGaacatttatttcattataacacattaatcacatgaatcatcctcaaaacaaggctaaataggctagaatagtaaggctagaatgtataaatacacccaacatcaccatcccacacttaaagccttgttcgtcctcgaacaattcCTAACTATAAGCGTCACAAGCTGAAGAGACTACACACTTGTACTAAATGCAAGACATTCAATATAGCACTATAATGACTATACAAAATGCAAGTTTACAACTCTAAGAATGTTatacaaaattgaaaactcatgaaTGCTATTTCAAAACATcataacctcaagaattgactcacctcgttggcaaactcatgctcatcattcaatcaaagacatcatacaaatcacccatattcatcaaatatgtgcccctcacaacccataatcactcataataatgtaatttataacataatgagtacaaaaatt
Coding sequences within:
- the LOC107876532 gene encoding uncharacterized protein LOC107876532, whose product is MGQLSAALNQRKAGTLPSDTVQNLKKDGSCMAITTKSGKVLESQSVGKPVVDVIVENTNEVDNSMESVGSDRVIPDTVPDYQQIVIFEQKKDKEKEVVFKTLPKPPPPFPQRLKKKTDDMKFIRFMSMLKQLTINCIATRSLIQKKADPGAFTIPCTVGSLDFAKALCDLGDGINLIPLSHL